A genomic segment from Malaclemys terrapin pileata isolate rMalTer1 chromosome 1, rMalTer1.hap1, whole genome shotgun sequence encodes:
- the LOC128830254 gene encoding olfactory receptor 52N4-like produces MASFNLTPSDSSTFILTGIPGLEASHILISIPFSMFYFISLLGNFTVLFVVYKEQTLHKPMYLLLCMLALTDIGTSTSVVPKALCIFWFNLKGITVGGCLTQMFFLHAASVMHSAILVTMAFDRYVAICNPLSYATILTNARVAKLGLVGLIRAVLFILPMPLLLTIQPFCANHVIPHTHCDHMAVAKMSCGDITVNRTYGLVIALVVIGFDLMLIALSYGLIIRAVLRISSEKAHQKAVNTCTAHICVILTSYTPSLFSFVTHRFGQGIAPHIHIILANLYFLAPPMLNPIIYGVKTKELRDKVGKYTCKM; encoded by the coding sequence ATGGCATCTTTCAACCTCACCCCCTCTGACTCTTCAACATTCATCCTAACAGGCATCCCTGGCCTGGAAGCCTCCCACATACtgatttccatccctttctctatGTTCTACTTTATCAGCCTGTTGGGAAATTTCACAGTTCTCTTTGTTGTATACAAAGAGCAGACCCTGCACAAGCCAATGTACCTGctcctctgcatgctggcgctTACAGACATCGGCACGTCTACCTCTGTCGTGCCAAaggcactgtgtatattttggttcaatttgaaaGGCATTACTGTGGgtggctgcctcacccagatgttcttcctTCATGCAGCTTCTGTTATGCACTCAGCCATCCTTGTGACAATGGCCTTTGATCGCTACGTTGCCATATGTAACCCTCTGAGTTATGCCACCATCCTCACAAATGCACGAGTAGCTAAATTAGGGCTTGTGGGTTTGATAAGAGCTGTTCTCTTTATTCTGCCCATGCCCCTGCTCCTGACAATACAGCCATTCTGTGCCAATCACGttatcccccacacacactgtgacCACATGGCTGTGGCAAAGATGTCATGTGGGGACATCACAGTCAACAGGACGTACGGCTTGGTAATAGCACTTGTAGTCATCGGGTTTGACCTGATGCTCATTGCCCTGTCCTACGGTCTTATTATCAGGGCTGTCCTCAGAATCTCCTCCGAGAAAGCCCACCAGAAAGCTGTCaacacctgcacagcccacatctgtGTGATACTGACATCTTATACTCCCTCGCTTTTCTCCTTTGTGACACACCGGTTCGGTCAGGGCATTGCTCCACACATTCACATCATCTTGGCCAACCTCTATTTCCTTGCCCCCCCCATGCTCAACCCTATAATTTATggggtcaaaaccaaagagcttcGTGACAAAGTGGGCAAATACACCTGCAAAATGTGA